The proteins below are encoded in one region of Paraburkholderia aromaticivorans:
- a CDS encoding ligase-associated DNA damage response DEXH box helicase: MTEPADSDETTVPAPSALPERRRAPRPRRIPRSREQQARLDAREPAFEPLLFSIDETAAQRPFAVKLGEWFEARRWQPFEFQREVWQEIARGASGLLHATTGAGKTWAVWFGALAAFAATSSARKRTPRTQPEPLTVLWITPMRALAADTARALQSSAAELAVPWSVGLRTGDTSSAERARQNRRMPSALVTTPESLSLILTRPDACDVLAHVRLVIVDEWHELLGNKRGTQTQLALARLAHWRPELQVWGLSATLGNLSFAADVLLAPVKTPRVSVHGALPKALIVDTVIPETIERFPWGGHVGLRQVDAVAEAIGEAQTSLVFTNTRSQCEVWYQALLEARPEWAGLIALHHGSLDQEVREWVERGLKSGLLKVVVCTSSLDLGVDFLPVERVFQIGSPKGVARLMQRAGRSGHAPGRPSRVTIVPTHALELVEAAAARVAVEKRQIEGRETPEKPFDVLVQHLVTVAIGGGFDARELYGEIRCTYAYRQLTQAEFDWALGFVEGGGTALRAYPDYHRVVRESDGLYHVPREDLVRRHRNNIGTIVANGTLNVAYLSGGRIGAIEESFISRLKPGDIFTFGGRALELIRVQDMTAWVRRATSSRGAMPQWAGSRMPLSSELADATLTMLARAAGGIYDEPEMRAVRPLLELQQKWSALPEPGVLVVELVKSREGHHFFCYPFAGRTAHIGLGALLAWRIAREKPGTFSISMNDYGFELLSAQPFDWAAQLESGLLSPNELDHDILASLNSSELSMRRFREIARVSGLVFQGHPGQQKSARQLQASSGLFYEIFRNHDRGNLLLNQADDEVLLQELDARRIRIALERMNASRVVVTRPKKPTPFAFPLIVGRLREKVSTEKLADRVERMLAELEKAARA, encoded by the coding sequence ATGACCGAGCCGGCTGACTCCGACGAGACCACAGTCCCGGCGCCCTCTGCTTTGCCGGAGCGGCGCCGTGCGCCCCGGCCGCGCCGGATTCCGCGCAGCCGCGAGCAGCAGGCGCGACTCGACGCGCGCGAACCGGCCTTCGAGCCGCTGCTTTTTTCCATCGACGAAACCGCTGCGCAACGCCCCTTTGCCGTGAAACTCGGCGAGTGGTTTGAGGCGCGCCGCTGGCAGCCATTCGAATTTCAGCGCGAGGTCTGGCAGGAAATCGCCCGTGGCGCGAGCGGTTTGCTGCACGCGACGACCGGCGCCGGTAAAACATGGGCCGTCTGGTTCGGCGCACTGGCCGCCTTCGCCGCCACGTCAAGTGCGCGAAAACGCACGCCCCGTACACAGCCGGAGCCGCTCACCGTGCTATGGATCACGCCGATGCGCGCGCTCGCCGCGGACACCGCACGCGCGCTGCAAAGTTCGGCGGCGGAACTGGCCGTGCCGTGGAGCGTCGGCTTGCGCACCGGCGACACGTCGTCGGCCGAGCGCGCGCGGCAGAACCGGCGCATGCCGTCGGCACTGGTCACGACGCCGGAAAGCCTCTCACTCATCCTCACTCGCCCGGATGCATGCGATGTGCTTGCTCATGTGCGGCTGGTGATCGTCGACGAATGGCATGAGTTGCTCGGCAACAAGCGCGGCACGCAGACGCAACTCGCGCTCGCGCGTCTTGCGCACTGGCGGCCTGAATTGCAGGTATGGGGCTTGTCGGCGACGCTCGGCAATCTGTCCTTCGCCGCCGATGTGCTGCTCGCGCCCGTGAAAACGCCACGGGTGAGCGTGCATGGCGCGCTGCCGAAAGCACTGATCGTCGATACGGTGATTCCCGAGACCATCGAACGGTTTCCGTGGGGCGGCCATGTGGGCCTGCGCCAGGTCGACGCTGTAGCCGAGGCGATCGGCGAGGCTCAGACCTCGCTCGTGTTTACCAACACGCGCTCGCAATGCGAAGTCTGGTATCAGGCGCTGCTCGAAGCGCGGCCCGAATGGGCCGGCCTGATCGCGCTGCATCACGGTTCGCTCGATCAGGAAGTGCGCGAATGGGTCGAACGTGGCCTCAAGAGCGGCTTGTTGAAGGTGGTTGTGTGCACATCGAGCCTCGATCTGGGCGTCGACTTTCTGCCGGTGGAGCGCGTGTTTCAGATCGGCTCGCCCAAGGGCGTCGCGCGTTTGATGCAGCGCGCGGGCCGTTCGGGTCACGCGCCGGGGCGGCCGTCGCGTGTGACGATCGTGCCGACGCATGCGCTCGAACTGGTCGAGGCCGCCGCCGCGCGCGTGGCCGTCGAGAAGCGTCAGATAGAAGGCCGTGAAACACCTGAGAAACCGTTCGACGTGCTGGTGCAGCATCTCGTCACTGTGGCGATCGGCGGCGGTTTCGACGCGCGCGAACTATACGGGGAAATTCGCTGCACCTATGCCTACCGTCAACTGACGCAGGCGGAGTTCGACTGGGCGCTCGGTTTCGTCGAAGGTGGCGGCACGGCGTTGCGCGCGTATCCTGACTACCATCGCGTGGTGCGCGAAAGCGACGGCTTGTATCACGTGCCGCGCGAGGATCTGGTGCGAAGGCATCGCAACAATATCGGCACGATCGTCGCGAACGGCACGTTGAATGTCGCTTATCTCTCCGGCGGTCGAATCGGCGCGATCGAAGAATCGTTCATTTCACGGCTGAAACCGGGCGATATTTTTACTTTCGGCGGACGTGCACTTGAATTGATCCGCGTGCAGGATATGACCGCGTGGGTGCGGCGCGCGACCTCGTCGCGTGGAGCCATGCCGCAATGGGCGGGCAGTCGCATGCCGCTTTCGTCCGAACTCGCCGACGCCACGCTGACGATGCTCGCGCGCGCCGCCGGTGGCATCTACGACGAACCCGAAATGCGCGCCGTGCGGCCGCTGCTCGAATTGCAACAGAAGTGGTCGGCCTTGCCCGAGCCGGGCGTGCTGGTGGTGGAGTTGGTGAAATCGCGCGAAGGGCATCACTTTTTTTGCTATCCGTTTGCCGGGCGCACGGCGCATATCGGTTTGGGCGCACTGCTCGCATGGCGCATCGCACGCGAAAAACCCGGCACCTTTTCTATTTCGATGAACGACTACGGCTTCGAGTTGTTGTCCGCGCAGCCATTCGATTGGGCCGCGCAACTTGAAAGCGGATTGCTCTCGCCAAACGAACTGGATCACGACATTCTCGCCAGTCTCAATTCGTCAGAACTCTCGATGCGGCGTTTTCGCGAAATTGCGCGCGTGTCGGGGCTGGTGTTTCAGGGGCATCCCGGGCAGCAGAAAAGCGCGCGGCAATTGCAGGCGTCCAGTGGCCTCTTCTACGAGATCTTTCGCAATCACGATCGCGGCAATCTGTTGCTCAACCAGGCCGACGATGAAGTGCTGCTGCAGGAACTCGACGCCCGCCGCATTCGCATTGCGCTCGAACGCATGAACGCGAGCCGCGTGGTCGTCACGCGGCCAAAAAAGCCGACGCCGTTTGCGTTTCCGCTGATCGTCGGACGCCTGCGGGAAAAGGTCAGCACCGAGAAGCTAGCGGATCGCGTCGAGCGGATGCTGGCCGAACTCGAGAAGGCGGCTCGCGCATGA
- a CDS encoding carbon-nitrogen hydrolase family protein: MNHTQALLPQTSLRIAAAQAQPVSGDVAANIARTVELTALAADAGAKLVVFPEKFLTGYEPDLIAGDPAKYAFDAHDARLEPIRDICRQREIAVIVGAATRGEGGLHISSLVFSRSGAQLDSYHKQYLYSSETKIYRPGTQGRMLELDGWRLALGVCYDSGFAEHARLAAVNGAHAYLVSALFSVKTGYHQSRIWFPARAFDNTVYALLSNHVGTTGGWATCGASAIWSPSGDVVVEASREREEVITALLDPAVLADVRERETVLADFRARGEAAHAIRYNEAHYPSGDSL, from the coding sequence TTGAATCATACACAGGCATTGCTGCCGCAAACCTCATTGCGAATTGCGGCTGCCCAAGCTCAACCGGTGTCCGGCGACGTCGCGGCCAACATCGCCAGAACGGTCGAATTGACCGCTCTGGCCGCCGACGCCGGCGCAAAACTGGTGGTTTTTCCCGAGAAGTTCCTGACCGGCTACGAACCTGATCTGATCGCCGGCGATCCCGCGAAATACGCTTTCGATGCACACGACGCGCGGCTCGAACCGATTCGGGACATCTGCCGGCAGCGTGAAATCGCCGTCATCGTCGGTGCGGCGACGCGCGGCGAGGGCGGCCTGCATATCTCTTCGCTAGTGTTCAGCCGTTCCGGCGCGCAGCTCGATTCGTATCACAAGCAATATCTGTACAGCAGCGAGACAAAGATCTATCGCCCGGGCACGCAAGGCCGCATGCTTGAACTCGACGGATGGCGCCTCGCACTCGGCGTGTGCTACGACTCGGGCTTTGCGGAGCATGCGCGGCTTGCGGCGGTCAACGGCGCGCACGCGTATCTGGTGAGCGCACTCTTCAGCGTGAAGACCGGCTACCACCAGTCGCGCATCTGGTTTCCCGCGCGAGCATTCGACAACACGGTGTACGCGTTGTTGTCGAATCACGTCGGCACGACCGGCGGCTGGGCCACGTGCGGCGCGAGCGCGATCTGGAGCCCGTCTGGCGACGTGGTGGTGGAAGCGAGCCGCGAGCGCGAAGAGGTGATTACCGCGCTACTCGATCCGGCCGTGCTGGCCGACGTCCGCGAACGCGAGACGGTGCTCGCGGACTTCCGCGCGCGCGGCGAGGCAGCCCATGCGATCCGTTACAATGAGGCGCACTACCCATCTGGAGACTCGCTTTGA
- a CDS encoding FKBP-type peptidyl-prolyl cis-trans isomerase, translating to MKSIVALVAAALLSSTAMAAAPTTEKLPSGVVVEHLTQGTGAQPAAEDVVKVNYRGTLANGTEFDSSAKHGGPATFPLNRVIPCWTQGVQKMKVGGKAKLTCPAATAYGDRGVGVIPPNSDLTFEVELVGIVK from the coding sequence TTGAAATCTATCGTTGCATTGGTCGCAGCAGCTCTTCTGTCTTCGACGGCAATGGCCGCCGCGCCCACCACCGAAAAACTGCCTTCCGGCGTCGTGGTCGAACACCTGACGCAAGGCACAGGCGCCCAACCGGCCGCCGAGGATGTCGTGAAGGTCAACTACCGCGGCACGCTGGCCAACGGTACCGAGTTCGATAGCTCGGCGAAACACGGTGGCCCGGCCACGTTCCCGCTGAATCGCGTGATTCCGTGCTGGACGCAAGGCGTGCAGAAGATGAAGGTGGGCGGCAAGGCCAAACTGACCTGCCCGGCAGCGACCGCTTACGGCGATCGCGGCGTCGGCGTGATTCCGCCGAACAGCGACCTGACCTTCGAGGTCGAACTGGTCGGTATCGTCAAGTAA
- a CDS encoding DUF488 domain-containing protein, with product MKRENNAVQVATIGFTGKTAQEFFDLLKNAQVRTVLDIRLSNTSQLAGFAKKQDLPFFLDKLCGAAYQEMPDLAPEPDLFKRYKANELTWDDFSAAYVELIARRRVESNLDADLFRSACLLCSEHLPHHCHRRLALEYLNSRWNSRLKITHLS from the coding sequence ATGAAACGCGAAAACAATGCCGTGCAGGTGGCCACCATCGGATTTACCGGCAAGACGGCTCAGGAATTTTTCGATCTGCTGAAAAACGCCCAGGTGCGGACGGTGCTCGACATTCGCCTGAGCAACACGTCGCAACTGGCCGGCTTCGCGAAGAAACAGGATCTGCCTTTCTTTCTCGACAAGTTGTGCGGCGCCGCTTACCAGGAAATGCCCGACCTGGCTCCGGAACCCGACTTGTTCAAGCGCTACAAGGCCAACGAATTGACGTGGGACGATTTCTCCGCGGCTTACGTCGAGCTGATCGCCAGGCGGCGGGTGGAAAGCAATCTGGACGCCGATCTATTCCGCTCGGCTTGCCTGCTTTGCAGTGAACATTTACCTCACCATTGCCACCGGCGGCTGGCGCTCGAGTATCTGAACTCGCGTTGGAATAGCCGCCTGAAAATTACCCACCTGTCGTAA
- a CDS encoding DUF2964 family protein gives MKLDNWKEGASPERRKLIRSKLHVLLATIGTLASVVGICVAINGGLEFNRTKVFIGVGITVVSTIVYISMLFAPSE, from the coding sequence GTGAAACTCGACAATTGGAAAGAAGGCGCCAGTCCGGAACGGCGCAAGCTGATACGCAGCAAGCTTCACGTCTTGCTGGCCACGATTGGCACCCTGGCGTCCGTGGTCGGGATCTGCGTGGCCATTAACGGCGGACTGGAATTCAATCGCACCAAAGTTTTCATCGGGGTCGGCATTACCGTCGTCTCCACCATCGTTTATATCTCGATGCTTTTTGCGCCGTCCGAGTGA
- a CDS encoding DUF6765 family protein, whose protein sequence is MNIDFHYGVIYIAARVAGMPADDAITVAHACQYVDDATTAGILRFQGGETFERFATAHKLFDYATTEDDKNRLVWTPFHFLPAAEGSTLHEKAVCRPDSAVAREVVRRAILRRDTETGLHRLGVTLHTYVDTWAHQGFAGIESPWNRVHLLEAQDCTRKGWFAKLRLASEHLIEHIEEDVLTVALPVGHGAALHYPDQPWAKWHYIDGRNEFVQRHNLPEFVQAAEMACRAVRAYLAGRQDFENLPGMPDDVRGVLTNLLNTNRLEDDNDRLRHICRVVKAGGIPGLKESIPDYVPKGPGSWKYLATGLKFDDDTGDKPDWTDAFEKSDYRLFHDAVKQHRFVTTQEILPTHGLRIA, encoded by the coding sequence ATGAATATCGACTTTCATTATGGTGTCATCTATATTGCCGCCCGCGTTGCCGGGATGCCGGCCGACGACGCGATCACCGTGGCGCACGCCTGCCAATATGTGGACGATGCGACGACCGCGGGCATATTGCGTTTCCAGGGCGGCGAGACGTTCGAACGCTTCGCCACCGCGCACAAGTTGTTCGATTACGCCACCACGGAGGACGACAAGAACCGGCTGGTGTGGACGCCCTTTCATTTTCTGCCGGCGGCCGAGGGCTCGACGTTGCACGAAAAGGCCGTGTGCCGGCCGGATAGCGCGGTCGCGCGCGAGGTGGTGCGGCGCGCGATCCTGCGCCGGGACACCGAGACGGGACTGCATCGGCTGGGCGTGACGCTTCATACCTATGTCGATACATGGGCGCATCAGGGGTTCGCCGGTATCGAAAGTCCGTGGAATCGGGTTCATCTGCTGGAGGCTCAGGACTGCACGCGCAAAGGCTGGTTCGCCAAACTCAGACTCGCCAGCGAGCACCTGATCGAACACATCGAGGAGGATGTGCTGACGGTTGCGCTGCCCGTCGGTCACGGTGCTGCCTTGCACTATCCCGACCAACCGTGGGCGAAATGGCATTACATCGACGGTAGAAACGAGTTCGTCCAGCGACACAATCTGCCGGAATTCGTGCAAGCGGCCGAGATGGCGTGCCGCGCGGTGCGCGCCTATCTGGCGGGGCGGCAAGATTTCGAGAACCTGCCCGGCATGCCGGACGATGTGAGAGGCGTGCTCACGAACCTGCTCAATACGAACCGGCTCGAGGACGACAACGATCGCTTGCGGCATATTTGCCGCGTCGTGAAGGCCGGCGGTATTCCGGGTTTGAAAGAGTCGATTCCGGACTATGTGCCCAAAGGTCCCGGCTCCTGGAAGTACCTGGCCACCGGTTTGAAGTTCGACGACGATACCGGAGACAAGCCCGATTGGACGGACGCTTTTGAGAAAAGCGATTACCGGCTATTTCACGACGCGGTCAAGCAGCACCGCTTCGTGACCACGCAGGAGATTCTGCCGACGCACGGATTGCGAATCGCCTGA
- a CDS encoding H-NS family nucleoid-associated regulatory protein, translated as MPTLEQIQAKLKKLQAQADVLLARKAQVAVDQIRDLMLKHGLTTADIEAKAKARRAARGLNGGSKAKAVSSGKAVAKYRDHKTGATWTGHGRAPGWIAGVKDRAQFLIEGASELKSAAKAAVTQAKGSKGQPKGAQPPKYINPKTGATWSGRGPAPAWLATVKDRTRFLIDSASATVADAGHKAAKKAGKVKSAVTSGVVSKKAAARKAVAKKAGAAKKTVAKKATAATTKVAAKKSAAKPAAKKSAVAKAARKAPVRKAAAKKAVATSAPATPPAAPASAGA; from the coding sequence ATGCCCACGTTAGAGCAAATCCAAGCAAAGCTTAAAAAGCTTCAGGCGCAAGCTGACGTCCTTCTGGCCAGGAAAGCGCAAGTCGCGGTCGACCAGATTCGTGACCTGATGCTTAAGCATGGTCTGACTACCGCGGATATCGAAGCCAAGGCAAAGGCCCGGCGCGCCGCGAGAGGCTTGAATGGCGGCAGCAAGGCGAAAGCCGTGAGCTCCGGTAAGGCAGTGGCAAAGTACCGCGACCATAAAACCGGCGCGACCTGGACGGGTCATGGCCGCGCGCCGGGTTGGATTGCCGGCGTGAAAGACCGCGCACAGTTCCTGATCGAAGGCGCAAGCGAACTGAAGTCGGCAGCAAAGGCTGCTGTCACCCAGGCGAAAGGCAGCAAAGGTCAGCCGAAAGGCGCGCAACCGCCCAAGTACATCAATCCGAAAACAGGCGCGACCTGGAGCGGCCGCGGCCCGGCGCCGGCATGGCTCGCCACGGTCAAGGACCGCACCAGATTCCTGATCGATAGCGCTTCGGCAACGGTGGCGGATGCGGGTCACAAAGCCGCGAAGAAGGCCGGCAAAGTGAAGTCGGCGGTAACTAGCGGCGTAGTGAGCAAGAAAGCCGCAGCCCGAAAAGCCGTCGCAAAGAAAGCAGGCGCGGCCAAAAAGACGGTTGCAAAGAAAGCCACCGCGGCAACCACGAAAGTAGCGGCAAAGAAAAGCGCCGCAAAGCCGGCGGCGAAGAAGAGCGCCGTGGCCAAAGCAGCCAGGAAAGCACCGGTTCGCAAGGCCGCAGCCAAAAAAGCCGTCGCGACGAGTGCTCCGGCCACGCCGCCAGCCGCGCCGGCGTCAGCCGGCGCATGA
- the cls gene encoding cardiolipin synthase: MLTIPITAFVTLVIILVIANLSSGEKKIEHKIDRLYASDDPQFLRSMGLLLGPPVISGNRFEMLLNGDRIFPSMLEGIRSARQTITFETFIYWSGEIGEQIAQALADKAREGIAVHVLLDWVGSSKMDKRYLNLLRDAGAEVIQYHKPHWTGLGRMNNRTHRKLLVIDGHIGFTGGVGIAPEWTGHAQNEKHWRDTHFRVAGPVVGHMQAVFMDNWVKATGNVLHGPGYFPDVEPMGDGLAHMFSSSPSGGSDDMQLMYLMAITAATHSIHLASAYFVPDKLTINAIVEAAKRGVKVQIIMPGKRIDTHTVREASRACWGDLLKAGVEMYEYQPTMFHCKLLVVDEYLVSVGSTNFDNRSFKLNDEANLNIYDRDFARQQTAVFADDIKKSQQVTLEAWMHRPFTEKLIEKFVPLLDTQL, from the coding sequence ATGCTGACGATTCCGATTACCGCCTTCGTCACACTCGTCATCATCTTGGTCATTGCCAATTTATCGAGTGGCGAGAAGAAGATCGAGCATAAGATCGATCGCCTCTACGCGAGCGACGATCCGCAATTCCTTCGTTCAATGGGTTTGCTGCTCGGGCCGCCGGTCATATCGGGCAATCGCTTCGAGATGCTGCTGAACGGCGACCGAATTTTTCCTTCGATGCTGGAAGGCATCCGTTCCGCACGTCAAACGATCACGTTTGAAACCTTTATCTATTGGTCCGGAGAGATTGGCGAGCAGATTGCGCAGGCACTCGCGGATAAAGCACGCGAAGGCATCGCGGTGCACGTGCTGCTCGACTGGGTCGGCTCGTCGAAAATGGATAAGCGCTATTTGAATCTGCTTCGCGATGCTGGCGCGGAGGTGATTCAATATCACAAGCCCCATTGGACCGGCCTTGGCCGCATGAACAATCGCACGCACCGCAAGCTGCTGGTGATCGACGGGCATATCGGCTTTACGGGTGGTGTGGGTATCGCGCCGGAGTGGACGGGCCACGCGCAGAATGAAAAGCATTGGCGCGATACGCATTTCCGCGTAGCGGGTCCGGTGGTCGGCCATATGCAGGCCGTATTCATGGACAACTGGGTGAAGGCAACGGGCAATGTGCTGCACGGTCCCGGCTATTTTCCTGATGTCGAACCAATGGGCGACGGCTTGGCGCATATGTTCAGCAGCTCGCCCTCGGGCGGCAGCGACGACATGCAGTTAATGTATCTGATGGCGATCACGGCGGCCACGCACTCCATTCATCTGGCGAGTGCCTATTTCGTTCCCGACAAGCTGACCATCAACGCGATCGTCGAGGCGGCGAAACGCGGTGTGAAAGTGCAGATCATCATGCCCGGAAAACGGATCGACACGCATACCGTGCGGGAAGCATCGCGCGCGTGCTGGGGCGATCTGCTCAAAGCGGGCGTGGAAATGTATGAATATCAGCCGACCATGTTTCACTGCAAATTGCTGGTGGTGGACGAATACCTGGTTTCAGTCGGCTCGACCAATTTCGATAACCGTTCGTTCAAGCTCAACGACGAAGCGAATCTGAACATCTACGACCGTGACTTCGCCAGGCAGCAAACCGCCGTTTTCGCCGACGATATCAAGAAGTCGCAGCAGGTCACGCTCGAAGCATGGATGCATCGGCCCTTTACGGAAAAGCTGATCGAAAAGTTTGTACCGCTGCTGGATACACAGCTCTGA
- a CDS encoding MetQ/NlpA family lipoprotein, giving the protein MKARLFVMAALLVAASMAQHVHAAASQVIKVGVSAGAHAEIMDEVRRVAASRGLTLDVVVFDQSERIDAALAAKQIDAASFEDEPRFDAQRKRRGLALTSVATTVTFPIALYSRKLTNLSQLRRGATIAIPNDPEGTARALILLQNFTLLTFRDTAGLHATLADITSNRLNLQIRQVPRARLFDTLNSVAFAVIDSDDAARAGLYPARDSLGLEDARSPYANVLTVRDSDRTQPWVAQLVAAYHSSDVAHFILTRYQDSVRRPW; this is encoded by the coding sequence ATGAAGGCTCGGCTATTCGTGATGGCAGCGTTGCTGGTCGCCGCTTCAATGGCTCAACACGTGCACGCTGCCGCGTCGCAAGTCATCAAAGTGGGTGTGAGTGCGGGCGCGCATGCTGAGATCATGGACGAAGTGCGCCGTGTCGCAGCCAGTCGCGGACTCACGCTCGACGTGGTCGTATTCGATCAGTCCGAGCGTATCGACGCCGCGCTCGCCGCGAAGCAGATCGATGCGGCGAGTTTCGAAGACGAGCCACGCTTCGACGCACAGCGCAAACGGCGCGGTCTCGCGCTGACGAGCGTCGCCACCACCGTGACGTTTCCTATCGCCTTGTACTCGCGCAAACTGACGAACCTCAGCCAGTTGCGACGCGGCGCGACGATCGCGATCCCCAACGACCCTGAAGGCACCGCGCGCGCCTTGATCCTGCTGCAGAACTTCACGCTGCTGACGTTCAGGGACACGGCGGGCCTGCACGCGACGCTCGCCGACATCACGAGCAACCGGCTGAATCTGCAGATCCGGCAGGTGCCGCGCGCGCGGCTATTCGACACATTGAACAGCGTGGCCTTCGCCGTGATCGATAGCGACGATGCGGCGCGCGCGGGTCTTTACCCGGCGCGCGACAGCCTCGGCCTCGAAGATGCCCGCTCGCCCTACGCCAACGTGTTGACCGTGCGAGATTCCGACCGCACTCAGCCTTGGGTTGCGCAACTGGTGGCCGCTTATCATTCGAGCGACGTCGCGCATTTCATTCTGACGCGCTATCAGGACTCGGTGCGCCGGCCGTGGTAA
- a CDS encoding formylglycine-generating enzyme family protein: protein MTVRFKLKSNAALYSVYAAIATVAFAAAFTAATAASAVFSGGKQGAFDKLNTSRPLAALGSEQQCERYAGLPSRWRDDPEAGMVHLHGGDFVFGSKLGYEDERPAGDGKTRVSGFWIDQTDVTNAQFAAFVKATGYVSDSERQGGAVVFHTPTRDEMNARDLAWWTWVKGAAWNHPTGPGSTLEGRLNQPVTMVTQADALAYARWLGRDLPTEAEWEYAGKAGRESADLDTAPRDGHGKPSANYWQGVFPVLNTNEDGHIGLAPVGCYAANDFKLYDMIGNAWEWTKDVYTGPHQSHTNGDTAAVAPLSRKHDTPMVIKGGSFLCSRDYCVRYRAASREQQEADLPASHIGFRTVLRDAS from the coding sequence ATGACCGTTAGATTCAAGTTGAAGAGCAACGCGGCGCTGTACAGCGTGTACGCGGCGATCGCCACGGTCGCGTTCGCCGCCGCTTTTACCGCCGCGACGGCCGCTTCGGCGGTCTTCAGCGGCGGCAAACAAGGCGCGTTCGACAAGCTCAACACGTCGCGCCCGCTGGCCGCGCTCGGCTCCGAGCAGCAATGCGAGCGCTATGCCGGCTTGCCCTCGCGCTGGCGTGACGATCCGGAAGCCGGCATGGTGCATCTGCATGGCGGCGACTTCGTATTCGGCAGCAAGCTCGGTTACGAAGACGAGCGTCCCGCCGGCGACGGCAAGACGCGCGTCAGCGGTTTCTGGATCGATCAGACCGATGTGACGAATGCGCAGTTCGCGGCGTTCGTGAAGGCCACGGGCTATGTCAGCGATTCGGAGCGTCAGGGTGGCGCCGTGGTGTTTCACACGCCGACACGCGACGAGATGAATGCACGCGATCTCGCGTGGTGGACATGGGTGAAAGGCGCCGCATGGAATCATCCGACCGGGCCGGGCAGCACGCTCGAAGGCCGCCTGAACCAGCCGGTGACGATGGTCACGCAAGCCGACGCCCTCGCCTACGCGCGCTGGCTCGGCCGCGATCTGCCCACCGAGGCCGAGTGGGAATACGCGGGCAAAGCAGGCCGCGAAAGCGCGGACCTCGACACCGCGCCGCGCGACGGACACGGCAAGCCGAGCGCGAATTACTGGCAAGGCGTGTTTCCCGTGCTCAACACGAATGAGGACGGTCACATCGGTCTTGCGCCCGTCGGCTGCTATGCCGCCAACGACTTCAAGCTCTACGACATGATCGGCAATGCGTGGGAGTGGACCAAGGATGTCTACACGGGTCCGCACCAGTCCCACACCAACGGCGATACCGCGGCGGTCGCGCCGCTCAGCCGCAAACACGACACGCCGATGGTCATCAAAGGTGGCTCGTTCCTGTGCTCGCGCGACTATTGCGTGCGCTATCGGGCGGCGTCGCGCGAACAGCAGGAGGCGGATTTGCCCGCGTCGCATATCGGTTTTCGCACGGTGTTAAGGGACGCGTCATGA